A stretch of Helicobacter pylori DNA encodes these proteins:
- the rpsD gene encoding 30S ribosomal protein S4 — MARYRGAVERLERRFGVSLALKGERRLSGKSALDKRAYGPGQHGQRRAKTSDYGLQLKEKQKAKMMYGISEKQFRSIFVEANRLDGNTGENLIRLIERRLDNVVYRMGFATTRSSARQLVTHGHVLVDGKRLDIPSYFVRSGQKIEIKEKTKSNPQVVRAMELTAQTGIVPWIDVEKDKKYGIFTRYPEREEVVVPIEERLIVELYSK; from the coding sequence ATGGCAAGATATAGAGGTGCAGTAGAAAGACTAGAAAGGCGTTTTGGGGTTTCTTTAGCTTTAAAAGGTGAAAGGCGATTGAGCGGGAAGAGCGCGCTAGATAAGAGGGCTTATGGGCCAGGTCAGCATGGGCAAAGGCGTGCTAAGACTTCTGATTACGGGTTGCAGTTGAAAGAAAAGCAAAAAGCTAAAATGATGTATGGCATTTCTGAAAAGCAATTCAGGAGTATTTTTGTGGAAGCCAATCGCTTGGACGGCAATACGGGTGAAAACCTTATCCGCTTGATTGAAAGAAGATTGGATAATGTCGTTTATCGCATGGGGTTTGCGACCACTAGAAGCTCTGCTAGGCAATTGGTAACGCATGGGCATGTGCTTGTGGATGGTAAGCGTTTGGATATTCCCTCTTATTTCGTGCGTTCAGGGCAAAAAATTGAGATCAAAGAAAAAACCAAGAGCAACCCTCAAGTGGTGCGCGCGATGGAATTGACAGCTCAAACAGGGATTGTGCCATGGATTGATGTGGAAAAAGATAAAAAATACGGCATCTTCACCCGCTACCCCGAAAGAGAAGAAGTGGTTGTCCCTATTGAAGAAAGACTCATTGTAGAATTGTATTCTAAGTAA
- a CDS encoding YceI family protein has protein sequence MKKALMFTLLGVSLAFAKPYTIDKANSSVWFEVKHFKFNETRGVFDSFDGKIDADPNTKALNVFEGKIDIKSINTRNKKRDDHLKTAEFFDVMKYPKGSFKMTKYEDGKIHGDLTLHGVTKPVVLEAKIQAPLQNPMNKKEFMVLQAEGKINRKDFGIGKTFSDAVVGDEVKIELKLEAYAQ, from the coding sequence ATGAAAAAAGCGTTAATGTTCACCCTTTTGGGCGTTAGTTTGGCGTTTGCAAAACCTTATACGATTGATAAGGCAAACTCTAGTGTGTGGTTTGAGGTCAAGCACTTCAAATTCAATGAAACAAGAGGCGTGTTTGATAGTTTTGATGGCAAAATTGATGCCGATCCTAATACCAAGGCTCTCAATGTTTTTGAAGGCAAAATTGATATTAAAAGCATTAACACTAGGAACAAAAAAAGAGATGACCACCTAAAAACAGCAGAGTTTTTTGATGTCATGAAATACCCCAAAGGGAGCTTTAAAATGACAAAATACGAAGATGGTAAAATCCATGGGGATTTGACCCTTCATGGCGTAACCAAGCCTGTCGTGTTAGAAGCCAAAATCCAAGCCCCCTTACAAAACCCCATGAATAAAAAAGAATTCATGGTGCTACAAGCTGAAGGTAAAATCAACCGCAAGGATTTTGGTATCGGTAAAACCTTTAGCGATGCTGTCGTTGGAGATGAGGTAAAGATTGAGCTCAAACTAGAAGCTTACGCTCAATAA
- the tenA gene encoding thiaminase II, with protein sequence MQVSQYLYQNAQSIWGDCISHPFVQGIGRGTLERDKFRFYIIQDYLFLLEYAKVFALGVIKAYDEAVMREFSNAIQDILNNEMSIHNHYIRELQITPKELQNARPTLANKSYTSYMLAEGFKGSIKEVTVAVLSCGWSYLVIAQNLSQIPNALEHAFYGHWIKGYSSKEFQACVNWNINLLDSLTLASSKQEIEKLKEIFIATSEYEYQFWDMAYQS encoded by the coding sequence ATGCAAGTTTCACAATATCTGTATCAAAACGCGCAATCTATTTGGGGGGATTGCATTTCCCATCCGTTCGTTCAAGGCATAGGGCGTGGGACTTTAGAAAGGGATAAATTTCGTTTTTATATCATTCAAGATTATTTGTTTCTTTTAGAATACGCTAAGGTGTTTGCTCTAGGCGTAATTAAGGCTTATGATGAAGCGGTGATGAGGGAGTTTTCTAACGCTATACAAGACATTTTGAATAATGAAATGAGTATCCATAACCATTATATTAGAGAACTTCAAATCACTCCAAAAGAATTGCAAAACGCGCGCCCCACTCTAGCGAATAAATCCTATACAAGCTACATGCTCGCTGAAGGGTTTAAGGGCTCTATTAAAGAAGTTACGGTGGCTGTTCTATCCTGTGGTTGGAGCTATTTAGTGATCGCGCAAAATTTAAGCCAAATCCCCAACGCTTTAGAACATGCCTTTTATGGGCATTGGATTAAGGGCTATAGTTCCAAAGAATTTCAAGCGTGCGTAAATTGGAATATTAATTTGCTTGATTCCCTCACTCTCGCTTCTTCAAAACAAGAAATTGAAAAATTAAAGGAGATTTTTATCGCTACAAGCGAATACGAATACCAGTTTTGGGATATGGCGTATCAAAGTTGA
- a CDS encoding thiamine diphosphokinase: MQAVILANGEFPKSKKCLDLLKNAPFLIACDGAVTSLHALQFKPSVVIGDLDSIDSHLKALYNPIRVSEQNSNDLSKAFFYALNKGFDDFIFLGLNGKREDHALANTFLLLEYFKFCQKIQAISDYGLFRVLETPFTLPSFKGEQISLFSLDFKAQFTSKNLKYPLKNLRLKTLFSGSLNEATDSFFSLSSTPKSVVLVYQKFL, from the coding sequence ATGCAAGCAGTGATTTTAGCGAATGGGGAGTTTCCTAAATCTAAAAAATGCTTAGACCTTTTAAAAAACGCTCCCTTTTTAATCGCATGCGATGGGGCTGTTACCTCATTACATGCGCTTCAATTCAAACCCAGCGTTGTTATAGGCGATCTAGATAGCATTGATTCGCATTTGAAAGCTTTGTATAACCCTATACGCGTGAGCGAACAAAACAGCAACGATTTATCCAAAGCCTTTTTTTATGCCTTGAATAAAGGCTTTGATGATTTTATTTTTTTAGGGTTGAATGGCAAGCGAGAAGATCACGCTTTAGCGAACACTTTTTTATTGTTGGAGTATTTTAAATTTTGCCAAAAAATCCAAGCCATAAGCGATTATGGTCTTTTTAGGGTGTTAGAAACCCCTTTCACTTTACCTAGTTTTAAAGGGGAACAAATCTCACTTTTTAGCTTGGATTTTAAAGCCCAATTCACTTCTAAAAACCTCAAATACCCCTTAAAAAACTTGCGTTTAAAAACGCTCTTTTCTGGCTCGCTCAATGAAGCTACAGATAGTTTTTTTAGCCTTAGCTCTACACCTAAATCGGTAGTGTTGGTGTATCAAAAATTCTTATAA
- the rpsK gene encoding 30S ribosomal protein S11, with amino-acid sequence MAKRNVVAKKKVVKKNIARGVVYISATFNNTNITITDEMGNVICWSTAGGLGFKGSKKSTPYAAQQAVESALSKAKEHGVKEVGIKVQGPGSGRETAIKSVGATDGVKVLWIKDITPLPHNGCRPPKRRRV; translated from the coding sequence ATGGCTAAGAGAAATGTAGTGGCTAAAAAGAAAGTAGTCAAAAAGAATATTGCTAGAGGGGTTGTTTATATTTCAGCGACCTTTAACAACACCAACATCACTATCACTGATGAAATGGGTAATGTGATTTGCTGGAGCACGGCGGGCGGTTTAGGGTTTAAAGGCTCTAAAAAATCCACCCCTTATGCGGCCCAACAAGCTGTAGAAAGCGCTCTAAGCAAGGCTAAAGAGCATGGCGTTAAAGAAGTGGGCATTAAGGTTCAAGGGCCAGGTAGTGGGCGTGAGACCGCCATTAAGAGCGTGGGCGCGACAGATGGCGTTAAAGTGCTTTGGATTAAAGACATCACCCCGCTCCCTCATAATGGTTGCAGACCCCCTAAAAGAAGAAGAGTGTAA
- the pnuC gene encoding nicotinamide riboside transporter PnuC — protein sequence MLITTQLPKRFYATLILSCVFLTITNILVKGSFINLLAGLSGVLYAFFAGERQTICFVFGLVYNLSYAYVAYQWKLNADVILCLFLYMPVTIYGLFAWKKTEQHEGVIKAQKLPKNWRFALVLGIGVLTYVSALFFKEIKTNFLWAESFNFVIFIIAFILQVLRYMESYVLMTLGNIVSIIVWFCIFQISTESLVQFFTTILYLFIGLYYFNRWNQSCKQ from the coding sequence ATGTTAATAACCACCCAACTACCCAAACGATTTTACGCCACACTCATTCTTTCTTGCGTGTTTTTAACCATCACTAATATCCTTGTCAAAGGCTCGTTTATCAATCTTTTAGCAGGGCTTAGCGGGGTTTTGTATGCGTTTTTTGCCGGAGAAAGGCAAACGATTTGCTTTGTGTTTGGTCTTGTTTATAATTTGAGTTACGCTTATGTCGCTTATCAGTGGAAATTAAACGCTGATGTGATTTTATGCCTTTTTTTGTATATGCCAGTAACGATTTATGGGCTGTTCGCATGGAAAAAGACAGAGCAGCATGAGGGCGTTATTAAGGCTCAAAAACTTCCCAAAAATTGGCGTTTTGCGCTCGTTTTAGGCATAGGGGTTTTAACTTATGTGAGCGCTTTGTTTTTTAAAGAGATTAAAACGAATTTTTTATGGGCAGAGAGTTTTAATTTCGTCATCTTTATTATTGCTTTTATTTTGCAGGTTTTGCGTTATATGGAGAGTTATGTTTTAATGACTTTGGGGAATATCGTGTCCATTATCGTGTGGTTTTGTATTTTCCAAATTTCTACAGAGAGCTTGGTGCAATTCTTCACAACGATCCTATACCTTTTTATTGGCTTGTATTATTTTAACCGGTGGAACCAGTCATGCAAGCAGTGA
- the rpmJ gene encoding 50S ribosomal protein L36: MKVRPSVKKMCDKCKIIKRRGVIRVICATPKHKQRQG, encoded by the coding sequence ATGAAAGTCAGGCCATCAGTGAAAAAGATGTGCGATAAGTGCAAAATTATTAAAAGAAGGGGCGTTATTAGAGTGATCTGCGCTACCCCTAAACACAAACAAAGACAAGGATAA
- the rpsM gene encoding 30S ribosomal protein S13 has product MARIAGVDLPKKKRVEYALTYIYGIGLKSSREILEAVGISFDKRVHELSEDEVSSIAKKIQQSYLVEGDLRKKVQMDIKSLMDLGNYRGIRHRKGLPVRGQTTKNNARTRKGKKKTVGSK; this is encoded by the coding sequence ATGGCAAGGATTGCTGGTGTGGATTTACCAAAAAAGAAGAGAGTAGAGTATGCCCTTACCTATATTTATGGGATTGGGCTTAAGAGTTCTAGAGAGATTTTAGAAGCGGTGGGCATTTCTTTTGACAAGCGTGTGCATGAATTGAGCGAAGATGAAGTGTCTAGCATCGCTAAAAAAATCCAACAAAGCTACCTAGTAGAGGGCGATTTGCGTAAAAAAGTTCAAATGGATATTAAATCTTTAATGGACTTAGGGAATTATCGTGGGATCAGGCATCGTAAGGGTCTTCCTGTAAGAGGCCAAACCACTAAAAATAACGCTAGGACTCGTAAGGGTAAGAAAAAAACCGTGGGTAGCAAGTAG
- the rplQ gene encoding 50S ribosomal protein L17, translated as MRHKHGYRKLGRTSSHRKALLKNLAVALIEHNKIETGIYKAKELRSYIEKLTTAARVGDFNAHRHVFAYLQNKEATHKLVTEIAPKYAQRNGGYTRIQRTTFRRGDASTLATIEFV; from the coding sequence ATGAGACACAAACACGGATACCGCAAGCTTGGGAGAACCAGCTCGCACAGAAAGGCGTTATTAAAGAATTTAGCGGTCGCTTTGATTGAGCATAACAAAATTGAAACAGGGATTTATAAGGCTAAGGAATTGCGCAGTTACATTGAGAAATTAACGACAGCGGCTCGTGTGGGCGATTTTAATGCACACCGCCATGTTTTTGCATATTTGCAAAACAAAGAAGCCACCCACAAGCTTGTAACTGAAATCGCGCCCAAATACGCGCAAAGGAATGGCGGATACACCAGAATCCAACGCACCACTTTTAGAAGAGGGGACGCTTCCACTCTAGCCACCATTGAATTTGTATGA
- a CDS encoding glycosyltransferase family 9 protein, with amino-acid sequence MDFVGFEDLKCKDKENSQKVFVIRNDKLGDFILAIPALIALKQAFLEKGKEVYLGVVVPSYTTPIALEFPFIDEVIIEDNHLSATLKRKSIDALIFLFSNFKNARLAFSLRKFIPYILAPKTKIYSWFYQKSVRQSRSLCLKTEYEYNLDLIHAFCKDHNLPNASIKKIAWKLKDKSKERSIIASKLNANVDLLWIGVHMHSGGSSPVLPASHFIELIDFLHKNLSCEIILICGPGERKATEELLKKVPFARLYDTSHSLVDLAKLCANLSVYIGNASGPLHVNALFDNQSIGFYPNELSASIVRWRPFNERFLGITPPNGSNDMGLIDIKKESENIIEFIAPNLSCTQER; translated from the coding sequence ATGGATTTTGTAGGGTTTGAAGATTTAAAATGCAAAGATAAAGAAAACTCTCAAAAAGTTTTTGTGATCCGTAACGACAAGTTAGGCGATTTTATTTTAGCCATACCCGCTTTAATCGCTCTAAAGCAAGCTTTTTTAGAAAAAGGCAAGGAAGTGTATTTGGGCGTGGTTGTGCCTAGCTATACCACCCCAATCGCTTTAGAATTCCCTTTCATTGATGAAGTCATTATAGAAGACAACCATTTGAGCGCCACTCTCAAACGCAAATCCATTGACGCTCTTATCTTTTTATTTTCTAATTTTAAAAACGCCAGACTCGCTTTTAGTTTGAGAAAATTTATTCCTTATATCCTAGCCCCAAAGACCAAAATCTATTCTTGGTTTTATCAAAAGAGCGTGCGTCAAAGCCGATCGCTGTGTTTAAAAACCGAATACGAATACAATTTGGACTTAATCCATGCGTTTTGTAAAGATCACAATCTCCCTAACGCTTCAATTAAAAAAATCGCATGGAAGCTTAAAGACAAATCCAAAGAGCGATCCATCATCGCTTCAAAACTCAACGCTAATGTTGATCTATTGTGGATTGGCGTGCATATGCATAGCGGAGGCAGTTCGCCCGTATTGCCTGCTTCGCATTTCATTGAGCTGATTGATTTTTTACACAAGAATTTGAGTTGTGAGATCATTCTTATTTGCGGGCCAGGCGAGAGGAAAGCCACAGAAGAACTCCTTAAAAAAGTCCCCTTCGCTCGCCTCTATGATACGAGCCATAGTTTAGTGGATTTAGCCAAATTGTGCGCGAATTTAAGCGTCTATATCGGGAACGCTTCAGGCCCTTTGCATGTGAACGCTTTGTTTGACAACCAATCTATCGGGTTTTATCCTAACGAACTCAGCGCTTCTATTGTCAGATGGCGGCCTTTTAATGAGCGTTTTTTAGGCATCACCCCGCCTAATGGCTCAAACGATATGGGTTTGATTGACATCAAAAAAGAAAGCGAGAATATTATTGAATTTATCGCACCCAATCTTTCTTGCACACAAGAAAGATAA
- a CDS encoding 5'-nucleotidase, lipoprotein e(P4) family — translation MIKKTLASVLLGLSLMSVLNAKECVSPLTRSVKYHQQSAEIRALQLQSYKMAKMALDNNLKLVKDKKPAVILDLDETVLNTFDYAGYLVKNCIKYTPETWDKFEKEGSLTLIPGALDFLEYANSKGVKIFYISNRTQKNKAFTLKTLKSFKLPQVSEESVLLKEKGKPKAVRRELVDKDYAIVLQVGDTLHDFDALFAKDAKNSQEQQAKVLQNAQKFGTEWIILPNSLYGTWEDEPIKAWQNKK, via the coding sequence ATGATAAAAAAGACCCTTGCATCAGTTTTATTAGGATTGAGTTTGATGAGTGTTTTAAATGCCAAAGAATGCGTTTCGCCCCTAACAAGAAGCGTTAAGTATCATCAGCAAAGCGCTGAGATCAGAGCCTTGCAATTGCAAAGTTACAAAATGGCGAAAATGGCACTAGACAATAATCTCAAACTCGTTAAAGACAAAAAGCCAGCCGTCATCTTGGATTTAGATGAAACCGTTTTAAACACTTTTGATTATGCGGGCTATTTAGTCAAAAATTGCATTAAATACACCCCAGAAACTTGGGATAAATTTGAAAAAGAAGGCTCTCTTACGCTCATTCCTGGAGCGCTAGACTTTTTAGAATACGCTAATTCTAAGGGCGTTAAGATTTTTTACATTTCTAACCGCACGCAAAAAAATAAGGCATTCACTTTAAAAACGCTCAAAAGTTTTAAACTCCCCCAAGTGAGTGAAGAATCCGTTTTATTGAAAGAAAAAGGCAAGCCTAAAGCCGTTAGGCGAGAATTAGTCGATAAGGATTATGCGATTGTTTTACAGGTGGGCGACACTTTGCATGATTTTGATGCACTTTTTGCTAAAGACGCTAAAAACAGCCAAGAACAACAAGCCAAAGTCTTGCAAAACGCTCAAAAATTCGGCACAGAATGGATCATTTTACCTAATTCTCTCTATGGCACATGGGAAGATGAGCCTATAAAAGCATGGCAGAATAAAAAATAA
- a CDS encoding pantothenate kinase, producing MKGFVMSGLRTFSCVVVLCGAMANVAIASPKIEARGELGRFWGGAVGGAIGGGVGGAVGGAVGGPAVGWAGRLVGGSVGREFGREIGDRVEDYIRGVDREPQAPREPTYDRHFVYDR from the coding sequence ATGAAAGGATTTGTTATGAGTGGATTAAGAACATTTAGTTGTGTAGTGGTTTTATGCGGTGCAATGGCTAATGTAGCTATAGCTAGTCCTAAAATAGAGGCAAGGGGTGAATTAGGCAGATTTTGGGGGGGAGCTGTTGGTGGTGCAATTGGGGGTGGTGTTGGTGGTGCAGTGGGGGGAGCTGTTGGTGGTCCTGCGGTTGGTTGGGCTGGCAGATTAGTTGGTGGTTCTGTGGGGAGAGAGTTTGGCAGAGAAATAGGCGATAGGGTAGAAGATTACATCCGTGGCGTTGATAGAGAGCCACAAGCCCCAAGAGAACCCACCTATGATCGTCATTTCGTGTATGATAGGTAG
- a CDS encoding DNA-directed RNA polymerase subunit alpha, which translates to MKVIKTAPLIPSEIKVLEKEGNRVKISLAPFEFGYAVTLAHPIRRLLLLSSVGYAPVGLKIEGVHHEFDSLRGVTEDVSLFIMNLKNIRFIAKALVGQDSSLENQSVVVDYSFKGPMELRARDLNSEHIEIVNPEMPLATINEDAQLNFSLIIYKGMGYVPSENTRELMPEGYMPLDGSFTPIKKVVYEIENVLVEGDPNYEKIIFDIETDGQIDPYKAFLSAVKVMSKQLGVFGERPIANTEYSGDYAQRDDAKDLSAKIESMNLSARCFNCLDKIGIKYVGELVLMSEEELKGVKNMGKKSYDEIAEKLNDLGYPVGTELSHEQRESLKKRLEKLEDKGGND; encoded by the coding sequence ATGAAAGTTATCAAAACAGCACCTTTGATCCCATCAGAAATTAAGGTGCTAGAGAAAGAGGGCAATCGGGTTAAGATTTCTCTGGCTCCATTTGAGTTTGGTTACGCTGTTACGCTCGCTCATCCTATTAGAAGACTCTTGCTTTTAAGCTCTGTGGGGTATGCTCCTGTAGGTTTAAAGATTGAAGGTGTGCATCATGAGTTTGACTCATTAAGGGGGGTTACTGAAGATGTGTCGCTTTTTATCATGAATTTAAAGAATATCCGCTTTATAGCCAAGGCGTTGGTGGGGCAGGATAGCTCTTTAGAAAACCAATCGGTTGTGGTGGATTATTCTTTTAAAGGGCCTATGGAGCTTAGGGCTAGGGATTTGAATTCTGAGCATATAGAAATCGTCAATCCGGAAATGCCTCTAGCCACAATCAACGAAGACGCTCAATTGAATTTTTCGCTCATTATCTATAAAGGAATGGGGTATGTCCCAAGCGAAAACACAAGGGAATTGATGCCTGAGGGCTACATGCCACTAGACGGCTCTTTCACGCCGATTAAAAAGGTCGTTTATGAGATTGAAAATGTTTTGGTTGAGGGCGATCCCAACTATGAAAAAATCATTTTTGATATTGAAACAGACGGGCAGATTGACCCTTATAAAGCGTTTTTATCAGCGGTGAAAGTGATGAGCAAGCAACTAGGCGTTTTTGGTGAAAGACCCATTGCTAACACGGAGTATTCAGGCGATTACGCTCAAAGAGATGACGCTAAAGACTTGAGCGCTAAAATTGAAAGCATGAATTTGAGCGCTAGGTGTTTTAATTGCTTGGATAAAATCGGCATCAAGTATGTGGGTGAATTGGTTTTGATGAGCGAAGAAGAGCTTAAGGGCGTGAAAAACATGGGTAAAAAATCCTATGATGAAATCGCTGAAAAATTGAATGATTTGGGCTATCCGGTAGGCACAGAATTAAGCCATGAACAAAGAGAGAGTTTAAAGAAAAGATTAGAAAAATTAGAAGATAAAGGAGGTAACGACTGA